DNA from Leptospira saintgironsiae:
TTTTAATTATATTATTCGCATATTTAACGTATCGCTTTTTACAAAGACTCATGTTTCCCGGGAGAAACGAAGGTGCCGGTTTTAGAGTGGTGTACCCAGACAGAGAATATTCTTCTAGAGAAAAAGACATTTCCGCGAAGGGAAGAGTAGTAGAAAAGGGAGAATGATCCAAGGAATGAATGTCCGGTTTTCCTATTTTATAATTTTATTATATTCATTCTTCTCCTTTTCCTGTTTGGGAATGAGCGGAGAATTCGGCTGGGCTTTGGTGGATGAGACTAAACAAACTTTACTGGAGAAAAAATTCACCACTACCCAAGAGTTCACTCTTACTAGGGAAAAGTTGATCTTCCCTACAAACAAAACATTGGTATATCTTTATAAATTTTCCAGAACTCCTAATCCGGAAGCAGAAATTTATGTGAGTCTAAGTAGATTCCAAGTAGGCTTTAACGAGATAGAAGTAAGACGGAAAAGACCTGAAATTTCTAGCTCCAGTATCACAGGACATTTCCAAGAATTGATCGCAGGCAAATATTTAGTCAAGGTCTCCTATGAGGGAGAAGTGATCGATCAGGTAGAATTCAGAGTAATAGAACCAGAAGAAAGAGAAGAGGAAAAAGAATCCGGCGACGATATAGATAAATATACTAAGGCTAAAAAAACTTTAAATCAGTAAGTGTCGCCCGAAAGTGGATCCCTTGGATAAGGATCTCTTTGCATTCCATCTTCTAAAATTTTATTGATCCTTTCTATGTTTTTCAAAGCAAGATTGATCTCAGTTTGATTTCCTACTTTCAGGATCTCTTCATTCATTTTTTTGGATTGTCCATAATCCTTTTCGAATTCATATAATACGGATAATCTTTGCATCGCTCTTGGGCCTGGAGAAGTATCTAGCTTAGTGCGAATAATATCCATTTTTTCTTTGGATTCTTCCATCTCTAAACTTTTAAGTCTGTATTGTGCCATATCTTGGTCGTTTGTTCTTTCCAAGAGACCTTTTTTGATCCGCAATAATTCCTTTTTGCCCAAGGAATATTTCTCTTCTTCTAATCTTAGATTTTCTCTGAGTCGATCGTATGCCTGGATCGATCTGATAAGTTCTTCTTTTTCTTTAGGAGGTTTTTTCTCGTATCGATATAATTTTGAGATCCCTAAATACGCAAGGACCTCCATTCGAATTCTTTCCTGTGAGTCCGTAAAAGATAGATCAGAAGCAGTCGCTTTTTCCTGCTCCCTAATCTGCAGCCAGTCTTCGTAATATTTTTTTCCAGATTCTAAATTACCTAATTTGCTTTCGAAAAAATTCCCAAGTTCAAATGCATAGATCCCTTTTTTCTTTGGATCAGGCTCTGAAAGATAATATTTTTCATAAAACTCTGCAGCTAAAACATACTGTTTGAGTTCAGTATGCAAAGAAGCAATCGCACGATATACATACGCTATCTCTGCTGGAGTTTTATTTTCTTTTAATGCAAGTGCCAGAAATTTTAAGAAGAAGTCTAGAGACTTTGCTTTTTTACCTGAGGCCTTTAGCTCTTCTGCCAAAGCTAAAACTACTTGTGAATGTTCTGGATCTAAACGAAATGCCAGTTCGAGCAGTGCAGCATAAGCGAAGAAGTCTGTATTTCTTTTATAATCGAATAAAACAAAGATCCCCTGCCCGCTCACAGAGGTTTTATTCACCACTTTTAGTCTTTCTTTGTTTTCATTTTCCGAATCTTTTACGAGTTTTGCTAAGGTAAAAATTGTATCCGCGTCTTCTCTTGATTTTCTTTTGAAAAATGGATAATAATTATTCTCGAATGAATCTTTATAAGCACTGGCCGCTCTTTTTAATGAATCATCCGCATTTTTTACATTCTGTTTTGCAAGACTGATATCATTTGAAGTCACCTTCCGTGCATTTCTAGGAGGATTAGATTCAAAGATCAGATCCTTCTCCCTTGCAGAAGCAGCTTCTAAAAGATGGACTCTATCCTTTGCATTTTCCAGATCTAAAGTCGCTTTTTCTAATTCTCTTTTGACCTTTGCATGTTGTCTTGCTCTATCAATTTCGTTTGTATCGTATAATTCTCTCAGTCTTTCTTCCTTTGGAAATGATTCTTCCGTATGGGAAAAATCTCTGTATCTGAGAGCGGCCAAAGCTTCTTCCAATGCTTTGAAGTTTTGCTTCTTCTTAGCATGTTCTTGGCTGAGTAACCAATGTAGTTCGAATAAAATAGGAGAATCTCTAAGTTGTTGTCCCCCCGTGATCTTACCTAACATTTTTAAGATCAAAAGGCGAAGAGTATTTCGGTCTGTTTTTTCTGTGAAGATACGACCTAGTCTTCTTTCTTCTTCCGTTCTTTTTGGATCCACGAATTGAGCATAGTACGGATCTAAAACTTGACGGATCATTGTGATCGGATCAGAAGCAGTTTCTGTGTCGGAAGAGTTGAGTAGATTCTCCTTTAATGTTCGGAGAGTAGCTGGAGGGATTACCTCATGGGGAAGTTTATAAATACCTGCAGGATCTAATCTTTGGTCCTGCTCATCCGCCTCAGTTCGGACGCCTACTCCTAACCCAAAGATGATCAGGAGTATAACGCCCAGTTTCAGGCGGGCTTGTTTCATTTCGCCCCAGCACCCAACTCCGCTAATTCTTCAGATCCTAGAATTTTTTCGATATCGATCAGGATGATGAATCTATCGTCCTTTTTACCGACACCCGTGATATAACGGGAGGAAATTCCTTTGATAGAAGGAGGAGGAGGATTGATTGTTTCCGGAGGGAACAATGCTACGTTAGCTACCTTGTCTACGATGATACCGACGGATTCTCCGCCAATTTTTACCACGATTGCACGATCATAACCTTGCTCGTGGGTATGGGGAATACTAAGTTTCACACCTAGGTCCACCATCTTAACTACTTTGCCACGGATATCCATGATACCAGCGAAGTAATTTTTGGATCTGGGAACCTTTACCAGGTTATGGATCTTGATGATCTCATCCACAAGAACGATTGGAAGAGCGTATTCTTCCTCTCCCAAGCTAAATAGAATGTACTGGTGTTCGATTTCGGCGGACATTCCCCCTCCTTTAGAAACGGGTGAATCCGTAGTAATAAAAATACGATCCAGAACCTAAAAAA
Protein-coding regions in this window:
- a CDS encoding LIC_12238 family plasminogen-binding lipoprotein translates to MIQGMNVRFSYFIILLYSFFSFSCLGMSGEFGWALVDETKQTLLEKKFTTTQEFTLTREKLIFPTNKTLVYLYKFSRTPNPEAEIYVSLSRFQVGFNEIEVRRKRPEISSSSITGHFQELIAGKYLVKVSYEGEVIDQVEFRVIEPEEREEEKESGDDIDKYTKAKKTLNQ
- a CDS encoding chemotaxis protein CheW, with amino-acid sequence MSAEIEHQYILFSLGEEEYALPIVLVDEIIKIHNLVKVPRSKNYFAGIMDIRGKVVKMVDLGVKLSIPHTHEQGYDRAIVVKIGGESVGIIVDKVANVALFPPETINPPPPSIKGISSRYITGVGKKDDRFIILIDIEKILGSEELAELGAGAK